A single window of Vigna unguiculata cultivar IT97K-499-35 chromosome 1, ASM411807v1, whole genome shotgun sequence DNA harbors:
- the LOC114176106 gene encoding pectin acetylesterase 12-like, with product MARVFWTAIAIALVFSNWVDGFEGYYEHQFNETELSLLEAHEASLSYAGSNLLLVGLTLVQNAAAKGAVCLDGTLPGYHLHRGYGSGANSWLINLEGGGWCNNIRTCVYRKKTRRGSSDFMEKEIPFTGILSNKAEENPDFINWNRVKLRYCDGASFSGDSEDETAELQFRGQRIWAAAMEDLMSKGMRFADQALLSGCSAGGLATIIHCDEFRGLFPVTSRVKCLSDAGLFLDAIDVSGGRTLRNLYSGVVGLQGAQKNLPQICTNHLDPISCFFPQNLIASVKTPLFILNAAYDSWQIQSSLAPPSADPHGYWHDCRLNHAKCTAPQIQYLQGFRNHMLNVIKDFARANQNGLFINSCFSHCQTERQDTWFADNSPVIRNKAIALAVGDWYFDRAGVKVIDCPYPCDNTCHHLIFR from the exons ATGGCGAGAGTTTTCTGGACTGCCATTGCTATAGCACTAGTTTTCAGCAACTGGGTTGATGGGTTCGAAGGTTATTATGAACATCAATTCAATGAAACAGAGTTGTCTTTATTAGAGGCTCATGAAGCTTCCTTATCCTACGCCGGGAGTAACCTTCTGCTGGTAGGACTCACCCTTGTCCAAAATGCTGCTGCTAAAGGAGCAG TTTGCTTGGATGGAACATTACCTGGTTATCACTTGCACCGGGGATATGGATCAGGAGCAAATAGCTGGCTTATTAATTTAGAG GGTGGTGGATGGTGCAATAATATCAGAACATGTGTTTATCGCAAGAAAACCCGGCGTGGATCATCAGATTTCATGGAAAAAGAGATACCTTTCACTGGAATACTGAGTAATAAGGCTGAAGAAAATCCAG ACTTTATCAACTGGAATAGAGTAAAGCTTCGTTATTGTGATGGTGCCTCATTTTCTGGGGACAGTGAAGATGAG ACTGCTGAACTGCAATTCAGAGGACAGCGTATTTGGGCAGCTGCTATGGAAGATTTGATGTCAAAGGGAATGCGTTTTGCTGATCAG GCTCTTCTTTCGGGATGTTCCGCGGGTGGCCTAGCTACAATTATTCATTGTGATGAATTTCGTGGTCTCTTTCCGGTGACCAGCAGAGTCAAATGTCTAAGTGATGCTGGGTTGTTTCTTGATGC GATTGACGTATCTGGCGGGCGCACACTCAGGAACTTATACAGTGGTGTTGTAGGATTGCAG GGAGCGCAGAAGAATCTGCCTCAAATTTGTACTAATCACCTTGATCCCATCTCG TGCTTCTTCCCTCAAAACTTGATCGCCAGTGTTAAGACCCCGCTATTCATTCTTAATGCTGCTTATGATTCATGGCAG ATCCAGTCCAGTTTAGCTCCTCCATCTGCAGATCCGCATGGCTATTGGCATGATTGTAGATTAAATCATGCTAAATGTACTGCACCGCAAATTCAATATCTGCAAG GATTCAGGAACCACATGCTGAATGTTATTAAAGACTTCGCAAGAGCAAACCAGAATGGCTTGTTTATCAATTCATGTTTTTCTCACTGCCAAACTGAGAGACAGGATACATGGTTTGCTGACAATTCTCCTGTTATTAGGAACAAG GCTATTGCTCTGGCTGTTGGAGATTGGTATTTCGATCGAGCAGGTGTTAAGGTCATTGATTGTCCTTATCCTTGTGATAACACGTGTCATCATCTGATTTTCCGATGA